The following proteins are encoded in a genomic region of Amycolatopsis sulphurea:
- a CDS encoding ABC transporter substrate-binding protein, protein MRKTIATVLVAALAVTSCGAQVSDADSGAAPPGYPVTVTNCGRPMTVQKPPSRVVTNDIGITELMFALGLGDRMAGYVVDKGQSGGVASSPWKADFGKVPKLAEKINREVVQGAAADLVFAGWSYGFSEGTGFTPDTLAKLGIASYQLTEACRNGVGKQRGIMPPLDALYTDLQNLGKIFGVSDRAEKLIREYRKQVDEVAAAIPAGSPKPKVFLYDDGRDQPFTSARNAGPDEIITKSGGVNIFADVDDSWTTVSWEAVLQRAPDVILINDYGGEVGTVADKENFLRSKAGVRDLPAVRDGHFFALPYAALVEGPRNASAVVEFGRYLAGLRR, encoded by the coding sequence ATGCGTAAAACGATCGCGACGGTCCTGGTCGCCGCACTCGCCGTGACGAGTTGTGGCGCCCAAGTGTCCGATGCGGACAGTGGTGCCGCGCCACCCGGCTATCCGGTGACCGTGACCAACTGCGGCCGGCCGATGACCGTCCAGAAGCCGCCATCGCGCGTGGTGACGAACGACATCGGGATCACCGAGCTGATGTTCGCGCTCGGGCTTGGTGACCGGATGGCCGGTTACGTCGTCGACAAAGGACAGTCCGGTGGAGTCGCCTCGTCGCCGTGGAAGGCGGACTTCGGCAAGGTGCCCAAGCTCGCAGAGAAGATCAACCGCGAGGTGGTGCAGGGCGCGGCCGCCGATCTCGTCTTCGCGGGCTGGAGCTACGGATTCTCCGAAGGCACCGGCTTCACCCCGGACACACTGGCCAAGCTGGGGATAGCCAGCTACCAGTTGACCGAGGCCTGCCGCAACGGAGTGGGCAAGCAGCGCGGCATCATGCCACCGCTCGACGCGCTGTACACGGATCTGCAGAATCTGGGGAAAATCTTCGGGGTAAGTGATCGTGCGGAGAAGTTGATCCGAGAATACCGCAAACAGGTAGACGAGGTGGCCGCCGCGATCCCCGCCGGGAGCCCCAAGCCCAAGGTGTTCCTCTACGACGATGGCCGTGACCAGCCGTTCACCTCGGCGCGGAACGCGGGACCGGACGAGATCATCACCAAATCGGGTGGTGTGAACATCTTCGCCGACGTCGACGACAGCTGGACGACGGTGAGCTGGGAAGCAGTGCTGCAGCGCGCACCCGATGTCATCCTCATCAACGACTACGGCGGCGAAGTGGGAACCGTTGCGGACAAAGAAAACTTCTTGCGTTCGAAGGCCGGTGTGCGTGATCTCCCGGCCGTCCGGGATGGACACTTCTTCGCGCTGCCCTACGCAGCGCTGGTGGAAGGACCGCGGAATGCGTCCGCGGTCGTCGAATTCGGTCGTTACCTGGCCGGTCTGCGCCGCTGA
- a CDS encoding ABC transporter ATP-binding protein, producing the protein MDISLNGVSITAAGRTLVEDVTLAASQGRFVGLLGPNGSGKSTTLRAVYQVLKPSAGAVLVDGKPLESMTARTRARAIAAVAQESHTEFDFTVSEVVAMGRLPHHGLLDRMTAGDRQWCDVALAQVGLAHLADRGVLTLSGGERQRVLIARALAQQPRILVLDEPTNHLDIRHQLEILALVRASGLTVLAALHDLNLAAAMCDAVHVLDHGRLVASGTPEQVLTPRLLAEVFGVHAAVVRHPATGRPQLLFDRLETQEDSHA; encoded by the coding sequence ATGGACATCTCGCTCAATGGGGTGAGCATCACCGCCGCCGGCCGGACACTGGTCGAGGACGTGACGCTCGCTGCGTCGCAAGGCCGGTTCGTCGGGCTGCTCGGGCCGAACGGCAGCGGCAAATCGACCACGCTGCGGGCTGTTTACCAGGTCCTGAAGCCATCTGCCGGTGCCGTACTCGTCGATGGCAAGCCGTTGGAGAGTATGACGGCAAGGACGCGGGCCCGGGCCATTGCCGCGGTGGCCCAGGAATCCCACACGGAGTTCGACTTCACCGTGTCCGAGGTGGTGGCGATGGGCCGGCTACCGCACCACGGACTGCTCGACCGGATGACCGCAGGCGATCGGCAATGGTGTGACGTGGCGCTGGCGCAAGTGGGCCTCGCACATCTCGCGGACCGCGGCGTGCTGACCCTGTCCGGCGGCGAACGGCAGCGTGTACTGATCGCCCGTGCACTGGCCCAGCAACCGCGGATCCTGGTGCTCGACGAACCGACGAACCATCTCGACATTCGCCATCAGCTGGAAATTCTCGCGTTGGTCCGGGCAAGCGGCTTGACCGTGCTGGCCGCTCTGCACGACCTGAACCTGGCCGCGGCGATGTGCGACGCGGTCCACGTCCTCGACCACGGCCGGCTCGTTGCGAGCGGCACCCCCGAACAGGTCCTCACCCCGCGGTTGCTCGCCGAAGTGTTCGGGGTGCACGCAGCCGTGGTGCGGCATCCCGCCACAGGACGTCCCCAGTTGTTGTTCGACCGGCTCGAAACCCAGGAGGACAGCCATGCGTAA